The proteins below come from a single Isoptericola dokdonensis DS-3 genomic window:
- the folK gene encoding 2-amino-4-hydroxy-6-hydroxymethyldihydropteridine diphosphokinase — protein sequence MTGPDGHPLDQIRLTGVTAVGYHGVLPAERVEGQTFRADVVLHLDTSAAAVSDDLDATVSYAEVAEDVHAILAGDPVDLVETVAERVAAVVLARPAVHAVDVRVHKPEAPIAVPFEDVEIVVRRDRVRLPSVPLPVLDAEPAGSAAEPAAVAPALTLVPDVVEDEVPAAPDVAAAVAVPPPPAPEPETAVEPEPEVHPLDRSPEHPVDAVIALGANLGDPQATLRAAVTDVDRVPGVQVMEVSPLARTAAVGPEQPDYLNAVLLVRTTLSPRDLLSVCQEVELLHGRVREERWGPRTLDVDVVQYDTLTVSSDDLELPHPRAHERAFVLVPWAELDPEAVLGGLGGGPVAQLAATAPDRGGIRWLALDWLTEPALTGPVPVQPEPVAEELAVEDQAPAQDEPQPGLPDAGEEPPAPAPHDAAGQPHGEPTPAWGAPQPAAWEPEQPPAWQPEQGPAEPQQPQAWAPEQPQAPQGWSSGQEPEQPPAWVPEPPAAPAEPVHGATPPWTPQQGFAEPQQPSAPQAAATGWTPEPVEEPAAWAPQPVAQPVWEPAPAAAPAPETPQTWQPEQPQAWHPEQPQAWEPEQPQAWQPTAAAAVVEATPWAPAAPAPADPPSNHAPAPAAVPAPPALVVPSPPGPQAVERPAEPGRADAPTAADVFPASVRQPEQARTQEPRAAEPYRPEPTAPAFPPEQYQPEPYQPQQYQQYQQEQPAAPYRPEAYAPQAAPAFPERQEPPAYVPEAFSGPQHVVPVSTVQAPPSVPPQGFGGVGGADPAGRA from the coding sequence GTGACGGGCCCTGACGGCCATCCGCTCGACCAGATCCGGTTGACGGGTGTGACCGCGGTCGGGTACCACGGCGTGCTGCCCGCGGAGCGGGTGGAGGGGCAGACGTTCCGCGCGGACGTGGTGCTGCACCTCGACACCTCCGCGGCGGCCGTGTCCGACGACCTGGACGCCACCGTGAGCTATGCGGAGGTCGCCGAGGACGTGCACGCGATCCTCGCGGGCGACCCCGTGGACCTCGTGGAGACGGTCGCCGAGCGCGTCGCGGCGGTGGTGCTCGCCCGCCCGGCGGTGCACGCCGTCGACGTGCGCGTCCACAAGCCGGAGGCCCCGATCGCCGTCCCGTTCGAGGACGTCGAGATCGTGGTGCGCCGGGACCGCGTGCGGCTGCCGTCGGTGCCCCTCCCGGTGCTCGATGCCGAGCCCGCGGGGTCTGCCGCGGAACCGGCCGCCGTCGCGCCCGCCCTGACGCTCGTGCCCGACGTCGTCGAGGACGAGGTGCCCGCCGCGCCGGACGTGGCCGCGGCCGTCGCCGTCCCCCCGCCGCCCGCGCCGGAGCCCGAGACCGCCGTGGAGCCGGAGCCGGAGGTCCACCCGCTGGACCGCTCGCCGGAGCACCCCGTCGACGCCGTCATCGCGCTCGGCGCGAACCTGGGCGACCCGCAGGCCACGCTCCGTGCCGCCGTCACCGACGTCGACCGCGTGCCCGGCGTGCAGGTCATGGAGGTCTCGCCGCTGGCCCGCACCGCCGCCGTCGGGCCGGAGCAGCCCGACTACCTCAACGCCGTGCTGCTCGTGCGGACCACGCTGTCGCCGCGCGACCTGCTGAGCGTGTGCCAGGAGGTCGAGCTGCTGCACGGCCGAGTCCGCGAGGAGCGCTGGGGACCGCGCACCCTCGACGTCGACGTCGTGCAGTACGACACCCTCACGGTGTCGTCCGACGACCTCGAGCTGCCGCACCCGCGCGCCCACGAGCGCGCGTTCGTGCTGGTGCCGTGGGCCGAGCTCGATCCGGAGGCCGTGCTGGGCGGCCTCGGCGGCGGCCCCGTGGCGCAGCTCGCCGCGACCGCACCCGACCGCGGGGGCATCCGCTGGCTCGCCCTCGACTGGCTGACCGAGCCCGCTCTCACCGGCCCCGTCCCGGTGCAGCCCGAGCCGGTGGCCGAGGAGCTTGCCGTCGAGGATCAGGCTCCGGCCCAGGACGAGCCGCAGCCCGGCCTGCCCGACGCGGGGGAGGAGCCCCCGGCGCCGGCACCCCACGACGCAGCCGGTCAGCCGCACGGCGAGCCCACCCCCGCGTGGGGTGCCCCGCAGCCCGCGGCCTGGGAGCCGGAGCAGCCCCCGGCGTGGCAGCCCGAGCAGGGCCCGGCCGAGCCGCAGCAGCCGCAGGCCTGGGCGCCCGAGCAGCCGCAGGCGCCGCAGGGGTGGTCCTCCGGTCAGGAGCCGGAGCAGCCTCCGGCGTGGGTGCCGGAGCCCCCGGCCGCCCCGGCAGAGCCCGTGCACGGTGCGACGCCGCCGTGGACGCCCCAGCAGGGGTTCGCCGAGCCGCAGCAGCCGTCGGCACCGCAGGCCGCCGCCACCGGGTGGACGCCCGAGCCCGTGGAGGAGCCCGCCGCGTGGGCGCCGCAGCCCGTCGCGCAGCCCGTCTGGGAGCCTGCCCCCGCCGCCGCGCCCGCGCCGGAGACGCCGCAGACCTGGCAGCCCGAGCAGCCGCAGGCCTGGCATCCCGAGCAGCCGCAGGCCTGGGAGCCGGAGCAGCCGCAGGCGTGGCAGCCGACGGCGGCCGCGGCCGTCGTCGAGGCGACGCCGTGGGCACCCGCAGCGCCGGCACCGGCCGACCCGCCGTCGAACCACGCTCCCGCCCCGGCGGCGGTGCCGGCCCCGCCGGCCCTCGTCGTGCCGTCGCCCCCGGGCCCCCAGGCGGTCGAGCGGCCCGCCGAGCCCGGACGGGCCGACGCCCCGACGGCCGCGGACGTGTTCCCGGCCTCCGTCCGGCAGCCCGAGCAGGCCCGCACGCAGGAACCGCGCGCCGCCGAGCCGTACCGTCCCGAGCCGACCGCCCCGGCGTTCCCGCCGGAGCAGTACCAGCCAGAGCCGTACCAGCCGCAGCAGTACCAGCAGTACCAGCAGGAGCAGCCGGCCGCGCCGTACCGCCCCGAGGCGTACGCGCCGCAGGCCGCTCCGGCCTTCCCCGAACGTCAGGAGCCGCCGGCCTACGTGCCGGAGGCCTTCAGCGGCCCGCAGCACGTCGTCCCGGTCTCGACCGTCCAGGCGCCGCCGTCGGTGCCGCCGCAGGGCTTCGGGGGCGTCGGGGGCGCCGACCCCGCGGGGCGCGCCTGA
- a CDS encoding DUF3180 domain-containing protein: MRRTRVRTLAGLTILVAVGGAAILRLLEGRGTYLPGAAWVEVVALVLLAGLVLWAGWGVRAYLKGDRPELDGLRAARTFAMAKAAAYTGALLAGRYAAAVIVVLPQLEVEARRAQAVVSGVAVVAAVGLAVVGLVVEKFCQLPPPEDGAEDAEPLAS; the protein is encoded by the coding sequence GTGCGCCGCACCCGGGTCCGCACGCTCGCCGGGCTGACGATCCTCGTCGCCGTCGGCGGCGCGGCGATCCTGCGCCTGCTGGAGGGTCGTGGCACCTACCTGCCCGGTGCCGCCTGGGTCGAGGTCGTCGCGCTCGTCCTGCTGGCAGGCCTGGTCCTGTGGGCCGGGTGGGGCGTGCGGGCCTACCTCAAGGGCGACCGGCCCGAGCTCGACGGCCTGCGCGCCGCACGGACCTTCGCGATGGCCAAGGCCGCCGCGTACACGGGCGCGCTCCTCGCCGGCCGGTACGCCGCCGCGGTGATCGTCGTCCTGCCCCAGCTCGAGGTCGAGGCGCGCCGCGCCCAGGCGGTCGTGTCCGGCGTCGCCGTGGTCGCCGCGGTCGGCCTCGCCGTCGTCGGGCTCGTCGTGGAGAAGTTCTGCCAGCTGCCGCCGCCCGAGGACGGCGCCGAGGACGCCGAGCCGCTGGCCTCCTGA
- a CDS encoding peptidoglycan-binding domain-containing protein, with the protein MTKRSRVRVSVAAALLAAVALVAAGAVAALLLLPGPAAGTPEVQVGGSAVRVTTEPFDGARQVSVTATVVPSKTLTTTETGRVTASACSAGREVRSGDVLLTVDDRPLLALATDVPLWRDLGSGAQGEDVRAVQTELVRLGHDLVPDGDYGPATRAVVREIQEAVGVVRPDGYLAAAAVVWLPHPAVTVSECLLGVGDPTGDGQVATVAGGLTALTVVEPPGEGWVVRLDGTTGAVDADGIVRDAELLAVAAQSEPYLLSQEDGTNRFTVELALAQEVDVAVLPPSAVVATGDGRGCVRSADGDSRTVEVVASSLGQTMVTFVGGPPPPSVLVRPDDRTTC; encoded by the coding sequence GTGACGAAGAGATCCCGGGTTCGGGTGAGCGTCGCGGCGGCGCTGCTCGCCGCCGTGGCGCTCGTCGCCGCCGGCGCCGTGGCCGCACTCCTGCTGCTGCCCGGCCCGGCCGCGGGCACGCCGGAGGTGCAGGTCGGCGGTAGCGCCGTCCGCGTGACGACGGAGCCGTTCGACGGCGCACGACAGGTGTCGGTCACGGCCACGGTGGTGCCGTCCAAGACCCTGACGACCACCGAGACCGGCCGGGTGACGGCGTCGGCCTGTTCGGCAGGACGAGAAGTTCGGTCCGGGGACGTGCTCCTCACCGTCGACGACCGCCCTCTGCTTGCTCTCGCCACGGACGTCCCGCTCTGGCGAGACCTCGGATCCGGCGCGCAGGGTGAGGACGTCCGGGCGGTGCAGACCGAGCTCGTGCGACTGGGCCACGACCTCGTGCCGGACGGCGACTACGGGCCGGCGACGCGCGCCGTCGTCCGCGAGATCCAGGAGGCCGTGGGCGTCGTGCGGCCGGACGGCTACCTCGCTGCCGCCGCTGTGGTGTGGCTGCCTCATCCCGCCGTCACGGTCTCGGAGTGTCTGCTCGGCGTGGGTGATCCCACCGGTGACGGGCAGGTCGCGACGGTCGCCGGTGGCTTGACCGCCCTGACCGTCGTCGAGCCACCAGGGGAGGGCTGGGTCGTCCGGCTCGACGGGACGACGGGTGCGGTCGACGCCGACGGCATCGTGCGCGACGCGGAGCTGCTCGCCGTCGCAGCCCAGAGCGAGCCGTACCTCCTGAGCCAGGAGGACGGCACGAACCGGTTCACGGTCGAGCTCGCCCTCGCCCAGGAGGTCGACGTCGCGGTGCTGCCACCGTCGGCGGTCGTCGCGACCGGCGACGGGAGGGGGTGCGTCCGCTCCGCCGACGGGGATTCCCGCACGGTCGAGGTGGTCGCGTCGTCGCTGGGGCAGACGATGGTGACCTTCGTCGGGGGGCCGCCTCCGCCGTCGGTCCTCGTGCGGCCTGACGACCGCACGACCTGCTGA
- a CDS encoding ABC transporter ATP-binding protein, whose amino-acid sequence MSATGLAHRFGSSAYLFDGLDLEVRAGEVVALVGPSGSGKSTLLSILAGWVTPTRGQVVHHGIARTGWVFQNPHGSPRRSALDHVVLPLLAHGRTRRAAEPEAHEIMARFDVEGVADRPFRALSGGEAQRLMLARAVATAPDLLLVDEPTAQLDLATSATVNRVLAQVGRNATAVVVATHDPATREACTRVIDLADHMPAMGVTGPEA is encoded by the coding sequence GTGAGTGCCACCGGACTCGCCCACCGGTTCGGCTCGTCGGCGTACCTTTTCGACGGTCTCGACCTGGAGGTGCGGGCGGGGGAGGTCGTGGCCCTGGTCGGGCCGTCCGGTTCGGGCAAGTCGACGCTGTTGTCGATCCTGGCCGGCTGGGTCACGCCGACCCGCGGGCAGGTGGTCCACCACGGCATCGCGCGGACAGGATGGGTGTTCCAGAACCCCCACGGCTCCCCGCGCCGCAGCGCGTTGGACCACGTCGTGCTGCCGCTGCTGGCGCACGGACGGACGCGCCGCGCCGCGGAGCCGGAGGCCCACGAGATCATGGCGCGGTTCGACGTCGAGGGTGTCGCCGACCGACCGTTCCGGGCGCTGTCCGGTGGCGAGGCGCAACGCCTGATGCTGGCTCGCGCCGTGGCCACCGCCCCGGACCTGCTGCTGGTCGACGAGCCGACGGCGCAGCTCGACCTCGCGACGTCGGCCACGGTGAACCGGGTCCTGGCGCAGGTGGGTCGCAACGCGACCGCGGTCGTCGTGGCGACGCACGACCCCGCCACCCGGGAGGCGTGCACCCGCGTGATCGACCTCGCGGACCACATGCCCGCCATGGGCGTGACGGGACCGGAGGCGTGA
- a CDS encoding PH domain-containing protein — translation MSSTDPVADDTDVTPRGPFEPAGVEWTRVSDRLVPVRLLLTALWLGLPALVCAVLAVLLTPWLWIPVAVLVVPLVWALLVIPRQVRALGYAERDDDLLIVKGILFRQLVVVPYGRMQFVDVNAGPLARRFGIATVQLHTAAASSDAEIPGLAPQEAERLRDRLTARGEAKLAGL, via the coding sequence ATGAGCAGCACCGATCCCGTGGCCGACGACACCGACGTCACACCCCGAGGGCCCTTCGAGCCCGCCGGGGTGGAGTGGACGCGCGTCTCGGACCGGCTGGTGCCGGTCCGCCTCCTCCTCACCGCGCTGTGGCTGGGCCTGCCCGCACTGGTGTGCGCGGTGCTGGCGGTGCTCCTGACGCCGTGGCTGTGGATCCCCGTGGCGGTGCTCGTGGTGCCGCTGGTGTGGGCGCTGCTGGTGATCCCGCGCCAGGTGCGCGCCCTCGGGTACGCCGAGCGCGACGACGACCTGCTCATCGTCAAGGGCATCCTGTTCCGTCAGCTCGTCGTGGTGCCGTACGGCCGGATGCAGTTCGTCGACGTCAACGCGGGCCCGCTGGCGCGCCGGTTCGGCATCGCGACCGTCCAGCTCCACACCGCGGCCGCGAGCTCCGACGCCGAGATCCCCGGACTCGCGCCGCAGGAGGCGGAGCGGCTGCGCGACCGTCTCACGGCGCGGGGCGAGGCGAAGCTGGCGGGCCTGTGA
- a CDS encoding PH domain-containing protein yields MSGETTGTTPEPPVDDRRWRRVHPVTPLVRAWAAVVALLFILGNQAIDSIGVAGEVAGQVARYWWVGLLAFVLFLGVVVGFTVLAWRMTTYAVDDDAAHLRQGILFRQQRHARLDRLQAVDVRQPLVARLFGLAELSLEVAGGSDSAVRIGFLRLDDANQLRAEILARAAGVKARRARGRTDVAPDPEAAGTAVPAAGSEESADAPVGTTGDDRTGATVAAAHTDDASPVTVDAAVGHVPGPDGAGPADLDLPAVEAPENQVYEVPPGRLVVSLLRLPVVWLILLAFVGLGVAVGVTRNFGLLGSVLPGLLGGGAYLFSRFAGEFGFRAAISPDGIRLRHGLLETRAQTIPPGRVQALSLTQGFWWRGKGWWRVKVNVAGYGVEGTDTQHVLLPVGPRDEALTALWLVLPDLRTDEVAPLLDEGLTGDARSDRTFTTSPRRARLFDPLSWRRNGYAVTDRVLLLRTGRLSRSLVVVPHERTQSLGLEQGPWQRRRGVATFAVHSTPGPVAPRVPHLDDADAAALIAAQSVRARTARAHQAPERWMEAVAELAPAGTAAP; encoded by the coding sequence GTGAGCGGCGAGACCACCGGCACGACGCCGGAGCCTCCCGTCGACGACCGCCGGTGGCGGCGGGTGCACCCCGTCACCCCGCTGGTGCGGGCGTGGGCGGCCGTGGTGGCCCTGCTCTTCATCCTCGGGAACCAGGCGATCGACAGCATCGGGGTCGCGGGGGAGGTCGCCGGGCAGGTCGCCCGCTACTGGTGGGTGGGGCTGCTCGCGTTCGTGCTGTTCCTCGGGGTCGTGGTCGGGTTCACGGTGCTCGCCTGGCGCATGACCACGTACGCGGTGGACGACGACGCCGCGCACCTGCGTCAGGGCATCCTCTTCCGTCAGCAGCGGCACGCCCGGCTCGACCGGCTCCAGGCGGTCGACGTCCGCCAGCCGCTCGTGGCCCGGCTGTTCGGCCTGGCGGAGCTGTCCCTGGAGGTGGCGGGCGGCTCCGACTCGGCCGTGAGGATCGGGTTCCTGCGCCTGGACGACGCGAACCAGCTGCGCGCCGAGATCCTGGCCCGTGCGGCGGGCGTCAAGGCGCGCCGGGCCCGGGGACGGACCGACGTCGCGCCGGACCCGGAGGCCGCGGGCACCGCCGTGCCGGCCGCGGGCTCCGAGGAGAGCGCGGACGCCCCCGTCGGCACGACCGGCGACGACCGGACCGGCGCGACGGTCGCCGCGGCGCACACCGACGACGCGTCCCCCGTCACGGTGGACGCCGCCGTCGGGCACGTCCCCGGTCCGGACGGCGCCGGGCCCGCGGACCTCGACCTGCCCGCCGTGGAGGCGCCGGAGAACCAGGTCTACGAGGTGCCCCCCGGCCGGCTCGTCGTCTCGCTGCTGCGGCTGCCGGTGGTGTGGCTCATCCTGCTGGCGTTCGTCGGTCTGGGCGTCGCGGTGGGCGTGACCCGCAACTTCGGGCTGCTCGGCTCGGTGCTGCCCGGTCTGCTCGGTGGTGGCGCCTACCTGTTCAGCCGGTTCGCGGGGGAGTTCGGGTTCCGGGCGGCGATCTCGCCGGACGGCATCCGGCTGCGCCACGGGCTGCTGGAGACGCGTGCCCAGACGATCCCGCCGGGTCGCGTGCAGGCGCTGTCCCTCACGCAGGGCTTCTGGTGGCGCGGCAAGGGCTGGTGGCGCGTCAAGGTGAACGTCGCCGGGTACGGCGTCGAGGGCACCGACACCCAGCACGTGCTGCTGCCCGTGGGCCCGCGCGACGAGGCGCTCACCGCGCTGTGGCTCGTGCTGCCCGACCTGCGCACGGACGAGGTCGCACCCCTGCTCGACGAGGGACTGACCGGTGACGCCCGCTCCGACCGGACGTTCACCACGAGCCCCCGTCGCGCCCGCCTGTTCGACCCGCTGAGCTGGCGGCGCAACGGGTACGCCGTCACGGACCGGGTGCTGCTGCTGCGCACCGGACGCCTCAGCCGCAGCCTCGTCGTCGTGCCGCACGAGCGCACCCAGTCCCTCGGCCTGGAGCAGGGTCCGTGGCAGCGCCGGCGCGGCGTCGCGACGTTCGCCGTGCACTCCACGCCCGGCCCGGTCGCGCCCCGCGTGCCGCACCTCGACGACGCCGACGCCGCCGCGCTCATCGCCGCGCAGTCGGTGCGGGCCCGCACCGCCCGCGCCCACCAGGCCCCCGAGCGCTGGATGGAGGCGGTCGCGGAGCTCGCACCTGCCGGGACGGCGGCACCGTGA
- a CDS encoding Rossmann-like and DUF2520 domain-containing protein, whose product MTGVPPSATPAGDPAARPGRLGVGIIGAGRVGAVLGSALRSAGHVVVGASGVSAESRERIATLLPGVPHLEVTEVVERAELVLLAVPDDALGDLVAGLAEVGAWQGGQLVVHTSGRYGVDVLEPARRAGAIPLAVHPAMTFSGMSLDLARLEGCTFAVTAPAAVLPIAQALVVELGGEPVVVAEEARGLYHAALAHGANHLVVLVAQAAQALEAAGVEHPGRVLAPLLGAALDGATRAADLRDGVGPGAISALTGPVSRGDTGTVTTHLGVLGDLAARTGATDVPETYAMLARGATRRALASHRLDADAARRLLDVLDLPQEQP is encoded by the coding sequence GTGACCGGGGTGCCGCCGTCGGCGACCCCCGCGGGGGACCCGGCGGCCCGGCCCGGCCGCCTCGGCGTCGGGATCATCGGTGCGGGCCGGGTCGGCGCCGTGCTGGGCAGCGCGCTGCGCTCCGCCGGGCACGTCGTCGTCGGCGCCTCCGGGGTCTCCGCGGAGTCCCGCGAGCGCATCGCGACCCTGCTGCCCGGCGTCCCGCACCTGGAGGTCACCGAGGTCGTGGAGCGGGCCGAGCTCGTGCTGCTCGCCGTGCCCGACGACGCCCTCGGCGACCTCGTGGCGGGCCTGGCGGAGGTGGGTGCCTGGCAGGGCGGCCAGCTGGTCGTCCACACCTCCGGCCGGTACGGCGTCGACGTCCTGGAGCCCGCCCGGCGCGCGGGGGCCATCCCGCTCGCCGTGCACCCCGCCATGACGTTCTCCGGGATGTCCCTCGACCTCGCCCGCCTGGAGGGCTGCACGTTCGCCGTCACCGCGCCCGCCGCCGTGCTGCCCATCGCGCAGGCGCTCGTGGTCGAGCTCGGCGGGGAGCCCGTCGTCGTCGCCGAGGAGGCGCGCGGGCTCTACCACGCCGCCCTCGCGCACGGCGCGAACCACCTCGTCGTCCTCGTCGCGCAGGCCGCCCAGGCCCTGGAGGCCGCGGGCGTCGAGCACCCCGGACGGGTCCTCGCACCGCTGCTCGGCGCCGCGCTCGACGGTGCGACCCGCGCCGCCGACCTGCGCGACGGCGTCGGGCCGGGAGCGATCTCCGCCCTCACCGGCCCCGTCTCGCGCGGGGACACCGGGACCGTCACGACCCACCTCGGTGTGCTCGGCGACCTCGCCGCCCGCACCGGGGCGACCGACGTCCCCGAGACCTACGCCATGCTCGCCCGCGGCGCCACCCGGCGCGCGCTCGCGAGCCATCGCCTCGACGCCGACGCCGCGCGACGTCTGCTCGACGTCCTCGACCTGCCGCAGGAGCAGCCATGA
- the panC gene encoding pantoate--beta-alanine ligase, translating into MTDDTPSHEPALGAATPGPAVVSTRADLRDALSAWTLSGPEPTDRRAVVMTMGALHDGHLELVRRAREEAGPTGQVVVTIFVNPLQFGAGEDLEKYPRDLDGDVALLAGVGADLVFAPTPDVVYPDGDPVVRVSAGRIGEVLEGAFRPGHLDGVLTVVLKLLQLTRPDVALFGQKDAQQLLAVRRMARDLDLPVEVVGVPTRREDDGLAMSSRNAYLSASERTSALALSQALAGGSREAAAGRGVGAVLATASGILNAAPDVVVDYLALVDPATVEEVPAEHTGDALLLVAARVGSTRLIDNQAVDVAPPQEGDAAGQEAHRD; encoded by the coding sequence ATGACCGACGACACCCCGTCCCACGAACCGGCCCTCGGGGCCGCCACTCCCGGCCCCGCCGTGGTGAGCACGCGGGCGGACCTGCGCGACGCGCTCTCCGCGTGGACGCTCAGCGGCCCGGAGCCCACGGACCGCCGCGCCGTCGTGATGACGATGGGGGCGCTGCACGACGGGCACCTCGAGCTGGTGCGTCGCGCCCGCGAGGAGGCCGGGCCGACCGGTCAGGTCGTCGTGACGATCTTCGTCAACCCGCTGCAGTTCGGTGCCGGGGAGGACCTCGAGAAGTACCCGCGCGACCTGGACGGCGACGTCGCCCTGCTCGCCGGGGTGGGAGCGGACCTGGTGTTCGCGCCGACGCCGGACGTCGTCTACCCGGACGGCGACCCCGTGGTGCGCGTCAGCGCCGGCCGCATCGGCGAGGTGCTGGAGGGCGCCTTCCGTCCCGGCCACCTCGACGGCGTCCTCACCGTCGTGCTCAAGCTGCTCCAGCTCACCCGTCCCGACGTGGCGCTGTTCGGCCAGAAGGACGCCCAGCAGCTGCTGGCGGTGCGCCGCATGGCCCGCGACCTCGACCTGCCCGTCGAGGTCGTGGGCGTCCCGACCCGCCGAGAGGACGACGGCCTGGCCATGTCGTCCCGGAACGCGTACTTGTCGGCCTCCGAGCGGACCTCGGCGCTCGCGCTGTCGCAGGCGCTCGCGGGCGGGTCCCGGGAGGCGGCGGCCGGACGCGGCGTGGGGGCCGTCCTGGCGACGGCCTCGGGAATCCTCAACGCCGCCCCGGACGTTGTGGTGGACTACCTGGCGCTCGTCGACCCGGCTACCGTGGAAGAGGTGCCCGCCGAGCACACCGGCGACGCGCTGCTGCTGGTCGCGGCGCGCGTGGGCTCCACCCGACTGATCGACAACCAGGCCGTGGACGTCGCGCCCCCGCAGGAGGGCGACGCCGCAGGCCAGGAGGCACATCGTGACTGA
- the panD gene encoding aspartate 1-decarboxylase gives MMIGKIHRATVTQADLHYVGSITVDTDLLDAADLVPGQQVDVVDVTNGARLTTYVIPGEPGSGQISINGAAAHLVSPGDVVIIIAYGMLSDRDARTFLPNVVFVDGDNRIVELHDDPGHAPDGYGLLESGVPAEPYQAAGLVRTAAGRAAAGLDASAVAELADAGSTAR, from the coding sequence ATGATGATCGGCAAGATCCACCGTGCGACGGTGACCCAGGCCGACCTGCACTACGTGGGATCCATCACGGTCGACACCGACCTGCTGGACGCCGCGGACCTCGTCCCCGGCCAGCAGGTCGACGTCGTGGACGTGACGAACGGCGCGCGCCTGACGACGTACGTCATCCCCGGCGAGCCGGGTTCCGGGCAGATCAGCATCAACGGCGCGGCCGCCCACCTGGTGAGCCCGGGCGACGTCGTCATCATCATCGCGTACGGCATGCTGTCCGACCGCGACGCCCGCACCTTCCTGCCGAACGTCGTGTTCGTCGACGGGGACAACCGCATCGTCGAGCTGCACGACGACCCGGGTCACGCCCCCGACGGCTACGGCCTGCTCGAGTCCGGCGTCCCCGCCGAGCCGTACCAGGCCGCCGGGCTGGTGCGCACCGCCGCCGGCCGTGCCGCGGCCGGCCTCGACGCCTCGGCGGTCGCCGAGCTCGCCGACGCCGGTTCGACGGCTCGGTGA